The genomic DNA CTCGTGTACGGCCGCTGAAATGAAAAACACTGTTATGGCTGCCAGTAGCCGATTTTTAGTGAATTTGACgacgtctttatatatatatgcatagagCCAATCTTGTACGACAATGTTCCATGTGCGAAAAAAGCTGCTATATCCTTTTTGATTCCACCAATCCTGTTGAGAATTTCAGTATTTTTGATTGTTatttatgggtttggtgcaaacgatcgacaagcgccagacagactgaaccacagattaactggatggctgctttaaacgcaattctcgacttcacgaatgatagattgcacatcagatgacgagtaacctttcgatgtgcacagatgcaattattaaaattgagttggatctttctggcgagtttaataaggcaaaattcggaactaaagtatcaggagcacagaacgtatacagggtaggtatgtcgggacttcgggtagatttcgcttagtgtaagtgcgagcagtgcgcacgcataaggtacacgtgtcgttaatctgtggttcagtctgtctggcgcttgtcgatcgtttgcaccgcatcggttatttatatgttttatatagaaAAAGTAAACAACGGAACTCACGGTATAGAAATATCGGTCTGCAAATGTTAACATCTCGGCGAATGCGTTCAACCAGCAATGCAAtagcaaataaaaacaaaataccatTATGATGAAAGAAGGAAATACAGAACTGGAGTATAGCTCAGCTCCCTGTTTCATATCTAAAGTCTGAAATAAAGTTAtaccaataaaatatgtagcGTACATACTTTTTTTCAATATCGGTCGAGGAATATTACCTGATTTCCAAATTTCCCAATGTTTTCCCAAtgtattgatatgtattttccaaataaaaagtttaaaaatataatacaagcaAATATTTCAGTGAAGTATATTATGACCTTTTTCCAATTTGTTTTTTGAGTtctgttgtataaaaaaatatattaaaaaattcaaatattgttaTTGTTTCAATGCTTTTCTCTTACCTGGGATAAGAGTCTCTATAAATTAACGTTGGTGCGAAATGGTAATATAAGTAGGCTGAATATGGAGGAAAATCAACGGTGGATATTTTGTCGTTCATATACCGCGGAGAAACTACTCTAATGAAAGAATGAAATTTCATCATAATTCGTACctgtaaatatattaaagtatatgattaaattcattttttttttatttaattttacaattgaaGGGCTCGGGGCAAGATAGTGTCAACCATCATTTCGGTCCAAATTTTTCTAAATATGCTTTCCTatgtaaaatgattaatttacatagatattcGGGCATATTCAGGAAAATTTGGATCAAAATGATGGTTGACACTATCTTGCCCCGAGCCCTTCAATTGTacaatatgaattaattttatttactgcTTCCATTGTGACGGCTAAGCTCGAAGCAGGAGGAAGGTTGTATTTGATAATTACCAACGACGTCACGGCTATGTATATGATTTGGAATATTGTATATGCTATTATCCAAACATAGTCATATGCATTGAGTTGATTtgctgtatttaaaatattttaaataaatatattatattaaatttatacgatTATGCAAATAAAGTAATACATACAAACTTTAACGAAATAACAACGACAATTTGCCCActgtttgtatgtaaaataaaatattgttgcgaaAAATTGCATGCCCAACCATATGCCGATTACAATGTGCAATTTTCCGAATCCGATTATTATAAATCTAAATTCGTTGAATATACTGAAAAAGAATGTTTATGTTGTATTTAGTTagcaattttttattgatttaattttattttgacatactTTCCAGAGCTGAAGATTTGAGATGCGAAcgaattgataaaaaatataataagcatCGAAATAAAAACACGATAAAGAGAATTAATATGCGGAATTTCGAACAAATCTGTTAGAACCGAGTTTCTCGGTAAAAAAATTTTCTCGTTTTCACCATTTTTTCTTTGACTCTCCCTGTAAATGTAATCgtacttatttatttacgaaTAGCTTAggtgaaaaaaataagtaatataaattaataccttttttttgaagtatgtatttcatttaatacTGGTGGAAAATTATCAGTTCGATCACTGATGTCAATGTTTTTATTCGTACGGTGAATtagagtttttattttttcattgttattcATATTGAAAGCtttctttaatattatatatcatagaGTTTTTAAAAGTATTAACGGACTACGTCGAATATCACAGCACTGGCACTTTGATCCtcgatgtatttttttgtatttgtacatacatatgtgctctCTGAAAGGTCCGAGTCCAACTGCCACCGTGTCCGCGCGCGTTTCTCTCGCTCTCACTTTGCATTTCGAAATACTCGGACTCGGATTAAAAACTTAAACCGtctactcacttattttactaattgcatcctagtataatttaagtgtaaaaataaacagatgatcgggcgttaacagcgtttttaatatcagtgatttcgtaaaattttgtgttaattttgtgtcatatacaaaagcgtatacgaacgagatacatctccttacctgaatacaaaaaaaaaaataagggtccttGTTCGTCAGTCaaaagtcggtcccacagaagcaataaatcttccacataattgctttcagccaaaaatttttaacgaactttacttaatagaataatagcaaacagaaacggtgtttcccaactgtctaatagttcttttgcatatttaatttatattaaagtaattcgtgtaattttatattctttactaaagttattattaaaatattaaattgcaaaccgcactcacatatataaatccgttgtctccaaagagacgtctcacgataaagatctgtaaaagtagtataacaattgctaatctattattatcataactaactactttcacttacaaagtaaccctgttaaatggcatgtaataactcataagtgatccaagtgatacctaggatgactattcgacaaagctgaccacagagaagagtctatggcggcaagaactcactccttgaatggaattatctctcaagtaccgcctttttctcaacacatcttggataaatgcgagaaaaataatatccaaacctccaacaaggtaagagtgacgatggatgatagcttagctaatagaaacctgtatttagccacgtacaatgtaagaacgttatcgagtgaaggaagtgtgcttgcattagagaatgaattagaaagtatcaaatgggatttagtaggacttagtgaagtaagacgaaaacaggaaaaccaaataatcctaaaaagtggtaactgtctctactggagagggctaccaaatggtagaataggaggagtagggtttcttatcaataagagaatagaaaaaaatattatagaaataagcgacatatcggaacgtatgtatgtatacatacgataatagccgccaccactttaaaataatcatgggcgactttaacgcaaaaataggacaaaaggcaaacacagaaagagcagtaggcaattttggtaccggccaaagaaacgaaagaggcgatcgcctcatagaattcgcaaaacacaacaggctctttatcactaattcatttttcgggaaaaacacaaacaataagtggacttgggagagccctaaaggagacagaaacgaaatcgatttcatcctaacaaatgccctgcactccgtttaagacgttagtgttttaagtaaagtagatataggtagcgatcacagattagtccgggccaagatggccattaatataaattgcgaacgtaggaaattaataaaaggatgtagtagctctccagacttcgctcaactaaggtctaggaaaaaggaattcgaactcgaacttggaaatagatacgagaaattgaacccagaagcagacatcgaggaattgaacactgtaattagttcggctctaacctcaacaggtaagaaattaggtggattcaggaaacagattaagttaagcaaaatttcagcggaaacaaaaaacctaattaacctTCCCTTACCGGTAATAGAAACATAGTCGACATTTACTCTAATTGTGTGAATATCTctgtaaatatactaaatacagagttcatattttgggtattcctcagcaatacattaatgtattagatagaattattataatatatatgtatttatctgaCGCAACAGAAAAAAGTATGTTATCGAAGAATCGGGCATAATGCGCAAATGCAGTGTGTGTTATTACGTTTTTTCCTTCAGTCGTGTCCCGTTCTCGGTGCGCGcgtgttgtttttttcgtttcgggGCTTTTTTGTACCGTGTGGACCAGcactttatttgtttttcttgattattatatagtaaatacggtaataattatttaatgttattttttttaatttgctatgctacattgtatattatatttatattttcaaagacaattttaattttagaaaaaaatggctgaaagaaatttgatgaatgaagaggaatatgatagcgatctcgattttgaaataaattataattttactgatACGGAAGATTTTATTGAAGATATGGAAGATACAGATTCGGAATTAGAGGCCAGTGAAAATGAAGACGAAGAAGAAGTGTATACATCGAATCATGGATTTCAATGGAATTCATTACCACCATCATCCTCAAGACGTAGAGAGTGCAATATTGTCATCAAAAATTCAGGACTTATAGATGGTAGCACTGCTGTAAATACTATTAGAGAAATGTtctctttgtttataaattcaaatatggtgaGAGAAATATGTGAACAAACGAATCGTCAGTTACATCGTACATCCACGAAAATTATCGAGCCGATATTGGCAGTAGAATTGCTTGCATTCATTGGAATAATGCTTGCGTCTGGCAGAAATAGGACCCGAAAATTAAGCTTAAATGAATTGTGGACTAATGACAGCGCTTTTTGCCACCCATTTTTTACGGCATCTATGTCTCGGGATAGGTTCATCACAATATTCAGTCAAATTCGTTTTGACGACAAAGAAACCAGACAAGAAAGAATACACGTGTCGTCTGATAAATTATAACCTATCAggacaatttttaatgaatttgtagAAGAATGTAAACGTAATTATTCTCCAATTTGCAACATTACTGTGGATGAACGTTTGGCTAACTATAGAGGCAATTGCCCATTCCGCGTGTATATGAAGTCGAAACCCGGTAgatatggaataaaaatgtgggtatcggctgactcttcaacagcatatatattaaatatacaggttTATACAGGTATGCCGGGTTGTATGACGTatgacgatacgcattacaaccagagaaatattataattacgagcgaaaaaaaccttgttgttgtttcttataagtcatcacgataactactgtgttgccgtcgatgaaatatttaacaaaaaaaatgtcggtgatttgtcaaagagtttttttttctttcgtcgaaataaaattaataatcacacattatccgataaattttacctctgagattgatttaattatttgatttatttcgatgagagaaacaattgaagacattatccgataaaatttacctctgaaatgatttaattcattgatttatttcgacgagagaaacaattgaagactaaaaaaatttcgtttgataaaccgacaacgtgtcGGGTTGGGACCATCACTCCATCACCTaatcatactaacacatgatatattctcagtaactgcatgtaggaatctcgtcatcgtcatcgtcatcgaaacattcgagaatattccgcaacaacaaactacattcccgaaaaccagacgtcgcacacctgcaaccattatattaaactcaagcggaacgcccctaccagtcgagtggaaccaaaacggtcgaaacacgccgccaccattaaactacatctagcggaacggcgccaatcattccagaaaattctacgccttgacaaaagtaaattcctcgtttacgcatcaacaaccacatgcgcttacgcatcaacaaccacttccatcaatcattccagaaaattctacgcctcgacaaaagtgcattcctcgcttacgcatcaacaaaccaccaccatcgatcaggtaatcccagaaacactataaaaggaggtacaacccaaacaacgccagtcgacccacagcagcaagcgtcgacacacagcagcagaccagtcaacatacagctcctgaccagccaccactacactacgcggacttggaagatcaaccagccggacgagccagcaacacactgccgtatccagagaccttccgaacatagccgaacaacgagccagcaacacactgccgcatccagagaccttctgaacatagctgaatgccgagccagcgacactctaccatatccagagaccgctgaacgacatacttttgcccacaaataccatacctttgtacaaccataggcaaacaataaaactttataaaactagcacaacagtgtttcgttaggccgggatacggtcaacacacatgtaccccgcctacatgcgcattacggggaagtaaaaataataattctttgattttttttcgatcttagtgcgtatctacgtaagtcaaaacatcttcgacaaacaaaagtcgaggattacctgtatgtgattgttgattgCTGatagaacccctgtcatttatactaatttaataacgcccgcgatgtgtacgataaaaagtaaattattcatttgaaataaagaaaattttggagacggttgagaagccctgccatataaactaatgcaatgtaatctgcagttcatatgctcagaaagttttttttttcaatttaaatacgtaaatattggatacggttgagaacccctgacattcatactaattcaatgacatcttaaaatgatattcaatgagtcaaaatgacattcgcttaaaatgtaattgttcaatttaaataagaatatgttggtacggttgagaacacctttaatgtataataatttaataacatccgcgatctatacgataaaaaagtagtgttatgctgcgtacggaccaaaccaacgacgattttggtccaacgatttaacctgcaggataaaaccagtagcgtacaaaatatcgaaataaaaattaaatttaaaaattgaaattaaatatcaaaattaaaaatatttttattatattaaaattaaattcaaatatcaaaataaaattataatcaatatattataattaaaataaaatattgaaagttaaaacagaaaatgcccaatttaaataaattttcgagattgacctaaaattagatcatcaacaatcacatacaggtaatcctcgacttttgtttgtcgaagatgttttgacttacgtagatacgcactaagatcgaaaaaaaaatcaaagaattattatttttacttccccgtaatgcgcagttactgagaatatatcatgtgttagtatgggtgaccgagtgatgGTTTCAACCCGACatgttgtcggtttatcaaaggaaatttttttgtcttcaattgtttctctcgtcgaaataaatcaattaattaaatcatttcagaggtaaattttatcggataatgtcttcaattgtttctctcgtcgaaataaatcaaataattaaatccatctcagaggtaaaatttatcggataatgtgtgattattaattttatttcgacgaaagaaaaaaaaaccctttgacaaatcaccgacattttttttgttaaatatttcatcgacggcgaaacacattggtgtatcgtgacgacttataagaaacaataacaaggtttttttcgctcgtaattataatatttctctggttgtaatgcatatcttcgtaattcaaaacattgttgtgattcaaaacatcaacgatgatctaattttagctcaatctcgctcgttagcttaattttgatatttaatttcaatttttttatttaatttttatttcgatattttgtacgctactggttttaaaagttggcccaaaatcgtcgttggttaaatatttccgaagggggaaacacagtagtatatcgtgacgacttataagaaacaataacaaggcttttttcgctcgtaattataatatttctctggttgtaatgcgtatattcgtaattcaaaacattgttgtgattcaaaacatcaacgatgatctaattttagctcaatctcgctcgttagcttaattttgatgtttaatttcaatttttttatttaatttttatttcaatattttgtacgctactggttttaaaagttggcccaaaatcgtcgttggtttggtgcgtacggaccattacgtacgccgcggattaagcgaatagaatcccagagactatgtgaccgttcaagggttatctgttatcggattgcATATCTAAGTTTCCCATCCGAATTGACGTAATTACTACAACTCGCCACCGGTGTCGCGTCGATAGCTCACACAAACAGACATTTGTTTAAGTTTTTACACTTGACATTTGACGTGTGTGCATTCATACCTACCGCGacatatataatccattcaTGAGTCACTCAGTCAGTCACTTTTCTTCGAAGCCGCTGATATAGCTGAACGCATATCTAACATCTACTGCCCCTCCTCTATCATCTCCAACttttataaagaatacaaacataaccccgtgggttccacatcagatgacggcttatccataaagctttttgccgggatggatttcattgtatgctggtctaacaaattcaaggtggatcgtttccaagtcctttcaatgctattttcatagTATAGTGGATGAGGTGGAGGCAGTTCAACAGCATgctgcatttttatatgaaagaggTGGAAAAATGACTAGTATGATCAAGGTAATGAATATTATGACaatgaacattttataaagttacatatgtacataataaatttataattgttttcttacagaaaatatacattcaatgtATAGGGAGAATAGGAGgcgccaaaattaaatttatagaaaatcccTTTACTGTAATAATCACAACTCCGCTAATGAAGACAGACCAAaccataattacatatttattgactcAACGTCATCCTGTGATTTGCAACAACACACTATAACTTTTGTTCTGACAGAAAGTATAGCCAGCGCTGTTCCATTAGCAGTTATCACTACTAAAGTCTAACAACTTTTGAGAATTTTTCAGCATTTGCTCTTTTGAAAGATTTCTGGGGAacataaatccaaaatatatagtGACTGCCGATTCTCATGCCGAACGCTTAGCTCTCACTAATGTTGTTAAGGATTTGGAGATGGATCTATGATTGGAGTTTTAATAGTGGATAGACAGatactaaatatattatttaaaaatataattatttccaactcatcccatctcatgaagctgaaataaactttattatatttaatagttcagAGGTATGCAGAAAATACTTAGACTggtttaaacttttgttttccataaaaatattgtttatttatagttccaaactgactaaaatatcacgattagattataaccttgttttcacattgttctaccagaacttaaaattgatacatgattttttttgtatatatgtatgtatcttcatattttttaaattatgtatatatgtttttaccttttctaaataattaatgttttacatatattgtttgtttataatgttttacctttattacttatttatattgttaaaagcaatttttcttaagatgtgtaattctctgttattctcataattacatatatgacttaaatattaatcagctaatcactcaccatataaagtttatctcttttaattcaaataatttaatggtTCTTATCATTGTCTTTTACCTATTCTCTTGCGAAAAGTCCACTATCGATATTGTGTCTTAAAACTCATGAAAAGAATTCACCGAAGAACGGAGAcatctgattttattttattttgtgattcttcaatgattcaatgttgaaatcacttatttcatgtgtcttttttgtattttacattaatgaatatatattttttgttacgattgttttaaatgttattaaaattatattttaatgcttttatatgaataaatgctaTTCTGTTGCTTGAGTGGCCCGTATTTAAACCCAATTACCTGactcttatttcaatttaaaaccgaaAAATCAAGGTGGACGAGAAATGGTcaagcatcaaaaaaaaaaaaaaatagccaatgTTTGGGAATTCCGAGTCAGATTATATTTACACGATCAATCATAAATTGGGATTTATTTCAGCGAATTAAGATTTCGAAACATACTTAAGTAATTATAACtctataaaattgcattatgatacagttattttctttcttaaatataacatgtaaattaaaaagcagaaataGTAGATTGTAAGCAGAATATACTACGATGACAATTCATATGTGTGTAGCGGCTGGCGAgcttttctgaaataaaattattgtgtgGAGCGAATAGCTTGTTACAGGGGCGAGGAagagatgataaaaattataaccattattctcaaatgcttatattatattttccaaatagcagttttgtgtaaacaagatttaggtagacaagttttgaaaggagtatctatacaatcagaatgatatttgacagtttagatttgaataggatgtgtgattgtagagtgttgaaacaataaaggttttatttgtttatttaagatatagccaagcttaataactaattatattcaatcacacaaataataatgtattaatatatttatgtaaatgtaacccTCTGTGGTGACCGCCGGGGTTCTGGCAGTACCAATGTGATGCCCGGTCAGTCACCGTTTTGCGGGAAGCATTCTCTTCGTCAGAATAAACAACACCGTCACTGTTGCACTCGCCTTCCCCCATAcctctaataaaatatctatcgaaatacctaggtaacattttcttatctaacttataaataaaaaccgacatatatattttcagagtatcatcaaatttataaaatactttaacacggatcttatactaatatacctatttatgtacatctaAGATACTCTTCGTGGCTCTATTCTGTAATTTTTGTAGCCTATCTTAGCCTAGCCTACAGAAAAGATCCACAACACATAAAATGTGGTCggacaattgcattatatatgataactgcctccaccacatccactatactatgaaaatagcattgaaatcagTGGAACCCAATCACGGGAATGTTTATCGActtggaaacgatccaccttgaatttgttagaccagcatacaatgaaatccatcccggcaaaaagctttatggataagccgtcatctgatgtggaacccacggggttatgtttgtattctttataaaagttggacatgatagaggaggggcagtagatgttagatatgcgttcagctatatcagcggcttcgaagaaaagtgactgactgactgactcatgaatggattatatatgtcgcggtatgaatgc from Arctopsyche grandis isolate Sample6627 chromosome 1, ASM5162203v2, whole genome shotgun sequence includes the following:
- the LOC143916082 gene encoding sterol O-acyltransferase 1-like, which produces MNNNEKIKTLIHRTNKNIDISDRTDNFPPVLNEIHTSKKRESQRKNGENEKIFLPRNSVLTDLFEIPHINSLYRVFISMLIIFFINSFASQIFSSGNIFNEFRFIIIGFGKLHIVIGIWLGMQFFATIFYFTYKQWANCRCYFVKVSNQLNAYDYVWIIAYTIFQIIYIAVTSLVIIKYNLPPASSLAVTMEAVRIMMKFHSFIRVVSPRYMNDKISTVDFPPYSAYLYYHFAPTLIYRDSYPRTQKTNWKKVIIYFTEIFACIIFLNFLFGKYISIHWENIGKFGNQTLDMKQGAELYSSSVFPSFIIMVFCFYLLLHCWLNAFAEMLTFADRYFYTDWWNQKGYSSFFRTWNIVVQDWLYAYIYKDVVKFTKNRLLAAITVFFISAAVHEIIIFVSLGYFYPVLSLNFLIPGYLFTLVEKYMSHSAGNILFWITWIMGDGIILTTYTLASIVLQLWKIRF